A window of the Cutaneotrichosporon cavernicola HIS019 DNA, chromosome: 6 genome harbors these coding sequences:
- a CDS encoding uncharacterized protein (PrpF protein) has protein sequence MSSTAPRGRERKLPATFYRGGTSKALLIKREDLPPHGPKRDSILLSAMGSPDPNGRQLDGMGGGYSSVSKVAIVGVSAHDGADVDYEFAQVLVEKPGVDYGSNCGNMLAAVGPFALENGLVSPHDEDGLNLVRIYNTNTRKVIHARFPIFPGSREADLDGDYAIDGVSGTHARITLDFLAPEGSRTGRLLPTSNVVDTLSIPEEVTVSLMDCGNPCVFVRASDMGIKPTILPSEFTASMLARLDALRNAAAVKMGLVQNLEEAAAKKAVPKVCIVSPKQTHTVLSGATVSEEMVDVVVRCISSGDPHRALPITASLCTAAAAHVPGTVVHDVLNGDRVADGIAIGHASGTIAVDADVVTGEDGELHVPTARVFRTARKLFEGNVFYRE, from the exons ATGAGCTCCACCGCCCCACGCGGGCGCGAACGCAAGCTCCCCGCCACCTTCTACCGCGGTGGGACATCGAAAGCGCTCCTGATCAAGCGCGAGGATCTCCCTCCCCACGGGCCGAAGCGCGACTCGATCCTCCTCTCGGCGATGGGCAGCCCAGATCCCAACGGACG GCAACTAGATGGCATGGGCGGTGGGTACTCGAGCGTGTCCAAGGTCGCGATCGTCGGCGTCTCGGCTCACGATGGCGCGGACGTCGACTACGAGTTCGCACAGGTGCTCGTCGAGAAACCCGGAGTCGACTATGGGAGCAACTGCGGTAACATGCTCGCG gcgGTGGGTCCTTTTGCGCTCGAGAACGGTCTCGTCAGTCCACACGATGAGGACGGACTCAACCTCGTGCGGATTTACAACACAAACACGCGCAAGGTCATCCACGCGCGCTTCCCTATCTTTCCTGGATCGCGGGAAGCAGACCTCGATGGCGACTACGCGATCGACGGAGTGAGCGGCACGCACGCACGCATCACGCTCGACTTCCTCGCTCCCGAGGGGTCGCGGACAGGTCgtctcctccccacctccaaTGTCGTGGACACACTCTCCATTCCTGAGGAGGTTACGGTGTCACTGATGGACTGCGGCAACCCGTGCGTGTTTGTGCGCGCCTCGGATATGGGGATTAAGCCGACGATCCTGCCGTCCGAGTTCACAGCATCCATGCTCGCCCGGCTAGACGCGCTCcgcaacgccgccgcggtTAAAATGGGCCTGGTCCAGAatctggaggaggcggcggcaaaAAAAGCTGTGCCAAAGGTCTGCATCGTGAGCCCCAAGCAAACGCACACGGTTCTTTCGGGCGCTACTGTCTCCGAGGAAATGGTTGACGTGGTCGTGCGCTGCATCAGCTCGGGGGACCCGCACCGCGCCCTCCCGATCACCGCATCGCTGTGtaccgccgcggcggcacATGTACCGGGGACGGTGGTGCATGATGTCCTTAACGGTGACCGGGTTGCGGACGGGATCGCGATCGGGCACGCGTCGGGGACTAttgccgtcgacgctgaTGTGGTGacgggcgaggatggcgaaTTGCATGTGCCGACGGCACGGGTGTTCCGCACCGCACGTAAACTGTTCGAGGGCAACGTGTTCTACCGCGAGTAG
- the HRT2 gene encoding uncharacterized protein (Protein of unknown function DUF89) — MAGIDPATGKVSKTTLNLGNLPPRKGSVAPVAFPRTPTRVNPNQPPWPAFRGYHEYSFAHAVMGVRLPTILHKAIQDVYLTLNAEYEEERITDLLKCVDRMEVLMDDLQGNAKLRPIIDDGAGDVALWNKEISKYFKGKDFMNAPWLFAEAYKYRRLRECFSLSKFWVEYDVFFRQKCDTFSRSAAAVMELASRFAEPATVDKSLSPEDQRTKNKLIFHELAQICLWGNSTDLSLLIDMTEDDIKALQSTGGDHLAATEKNILGNDLKVLGDLVTGLKGGRIDFILDNAGFELYTDLVFADWLIQSGICREVHFHGKILPWFVSDVRRQDWNWILNQCVYGHLFQSEDQKNDVSEEDVALLRILGKRWKQFEAEGKFQYHQHPFWCTGFTFWHLNSEAPDLWDTLCESDLVIFKGDLNHRKLTYDCHAPASTPFAQAIGPLASEPGAPPICSLRTIKSDVVVGLPEGVAEHLDETETENWKISGKYAVVLLSRGDKGVKI; from the exons ATGGCTGGCATCGACCCCGCGACCGGAAAGGTCTCAAAGACGACC ctcaacctcggcaaccTGCCTCCTCGGAAAGGATCCGTTGCGCCTGTT GCCTTCCCCCGCACTCCAACTCGTGTAAACCCCA ACCAGCCCCCTTGGCCTGCTTTCCGTGGTTACCATGAGTACTCATTCGCCCAT GCTGTCATGGGTGTCCGTCTCCCCACGATTCTCCACAAGGCGATCCAGGATGTCTACCTCACCTTGAATGCCGAgtacgaggaggagcgcatCACAGACCTCCTCAAGTGTGTCGATAGAATGGAGGTTCTCATGGACGACCTCCAGGGCAATGCCAAACTCCGCCCCATCATTGACGACGGCGCTGGTGACGTCGCACTCTGGAACAAG GAAATCTCCAAGTActtcaagggcaaggactTTATGAACGCGCCGTGGCTCTTCGCCGAGGCGTACAAGtaccgccgcctccgcgagTGCTTTTCGCTCAGCAAGTTCTGGGTGGAGTACGATGTCTTCTTCCGCCAGAAG TGCGATACCTTCAGCCgttcggcggcggctgtcATGGAGCTTGCGTCGCGCTTCGCCGAGCCCGCCACTGTTGACAAGAGCCTGTCTCCCGAGGACCAGCGCACCAAGAATAAGCTCATCTTCCACGAGCTCGCTCAGA TCTGTCTGTGGGGCAACTCGACCGACCTGTCGCTCTTGATCGACATGACGGAAGACGACATCAAGGCGCTCCAGTCAACTGGTGGTGATCACCTCGCTGCCACCGAGAAGAACATTCTAGGTAACGATCTTAAGGTCCTTGGCGACCTTGTCACTGGCCTCAAGGGCGGTCGCATCGActtcatcctcgacaacgccGGATTCGAGCTCTACACCGACCTCGTCTTTGCCGACTGGCTCATCCAGTCGGGCATCTGCCGGGAGGTCCACTTCCATGGCAAGATCCTCCCCTGGTTCGTCAGTGACGTCCGTCGCCAGGACTGGAACTGGATCCTCAACCAGTGTGTCTACGGCCACCTCTTCCAGTCGGAGGACCAGAAGAACGACgtcagcgaggaggacgtggcTCTTCTCCGGAtcctcggcaagcgctGGAAGCAgttcgaggccgagggcaagTTCCAGTACCACCAGCACCCCTTCTGGTGCACTGGCTTCACCTTCTGGCACCTGAACTCTGAGGCGCCCGACCTCTGGGACACTCTATGCGAGTCGGACCTTGTCATCTTCAAGGGTGACCTCAACCACCG CAAGCTCACTTACGACTGCCACGCGCCGGCCTCCACGCCGTTCGCACAGGCCATTGGGCCCCTTGCCAGTGAGCCTGGAGCGCCACCCATCTGCTCTCTCCGTACAATCAAGTCGGATGTCGTTGTCGGCCTGCCTGAGGGTGTTGccgagcacctcgacgagacggagacTGAGAACTGGAAGATCTCGGGCAAGTATGCCGTCGTTCTCCTGTCGCGTGGTGACAAGGGTGTCAAGATCTAA
- the RPS9B gene encoding uncharacterized protein (Belongs to the universal ribosomal protein uS4 family), with protein MTAAPRKQSKTYKVPKRPYEAARLDAELKLAGEYGLRNKREIWRIQLTLSKIRRAARELLKLDDKDPKRLFEGNALIRRLVRIGVLDDARMRLDYVLALKTEDFLERRLQTQVFKLGLAKSVHHARVLIRQRHIRVGKQVVNVPSFVVRLDSQKHIDYSLKSPYGGGRPGRVQRKRAKAAASGDGEDAEEDEE; from the exons Atgaccgccgcgccacg CAAGCAGTCGAAGACCTACAAGGTCCCCAAGCGCCCGTACGAGGCCGCCCGTctcgatgccgagctcaag CTCGCCGGCGAGTACGGTCTCCGCAACAAGCGTGAGATCTGGCGCATTCAGCTCACCCTCTCGAAGATCCGTCGTGCTGCTCGTGAGCTCCTgaagctcgacgacaaggacccCAAGCGTCTCTTCGAGGGCAACGCCCTTATTCGCCGTCTCGTCCGCATCGgtgtgctcgacgacgcgcgcatGCGTCTCGACTACGTGCTTGCCCTCAAGACCGAGGACTtccttgagcgccgtcTCCAGACCCAGGTCttcaagctcggcctcgccaagTCGGTCCACCACGCCCGTGTTCTCatccgccagcgccacaTCCGCGTCGGCAAGCAGGTCGTCAACGTTCCTTCGTTCGTTGTCCGCCTCGACTCGCAGAAGCACATCGACTACTCGCTTAAGTCGCCCTACGGCGGTGGCCGCCCCGGCCGTGTCCagcgcaagcgcgccaaggccgcggcTAGTGGTGACGGtgaggacgccgaggaggacgaggagtaG
- the RPL21A gene encoding uncharacterized protein (Ribosomal protein L21e), with product MELHPLGATFCNKSNVKMPHSFGSRARTRHLFSQKHRQHGAPNVSTYLKIFKVGDIVDMVGNASVHKGMPHKYYHGKTGIVFNVTPRAVGVLCYKVVNGRYMEKRVNVRIEHVKHSKCRAEFLARVKSNAVKKHEAKEKGETVVLKRLPAQPREARHVTIKNNAPETLTARPYETTI from the exons ATGGAATTGCATCCGCTTGGTGCCACATTTTG CAACAAA AGCAACGTCAAGATGCCTCACTCCTTCggttctcgagctcgcacTCGTCATCTATTTAG CCAGAAGCACCGTC AGCACGGCGCGCCCAATGTCTCGACCTACCTGAAGATCTTCAAGGTCGGAGACATTGTCGACATGGTCGGCAACGCCTCGGTCCACAAGGGTATGCCCCACAAGTACTACCACGGCAAGACCGGCATCGTCTTCAACGTTACCCCCCGCGCCGTCGGTGTTCTCTGCTACAAGGTCGTCAACGGCCGCTACATGGAGAAGCGCGTCAACGTCCGCATCGAGCACGTCAAGCACTCCAAGTGCCGCGCCGAGTTCCTTGCCCGCGTCAAGTCGAACGCCGTCAAGAAGcacgaggccaaggagaagggcgagacCGTCGTCCTGAAGCGTCTCCCCGCTCAGCCCCGTGAGGCTCGCCACGTTACCATCAAGAACAACGCGCCCGAGACCCTCACCGCTCGCCCCTACGAGACCACCATCTAA
- the UTP22 gene encoding uncharacterized protein (Nrap protein nucleotidyltransferase domain 4), with the protein MVKRKSLGQAPAPKKRKASPDTDEEIEAYAAASTLVDPMIDPQFSSDEDDDDEDEAMDADDDDGVEEFDGDEGVEELDGEEAAPVAGPSRSRGLYKAPTLAELDELRAAESAGGTTFALQLESLLSSTLLSSVPATALKNLLGAVHDLVHALPSLPTVAPRKAEARLGKGSIPFPGPAALSPLKGEPKWTLGFTAPAEVVVGGSWAVCGGYKTGKGRAGNVDIIVMMPQDMFSAKDRTAYRYFHKRAHYLAVIAESLKKASKKGGPLAGVTIRWDNVDAQRPIVVIEAGKAQGLKQALEVRIHASVPANTFPLATLYPSKSLVRGDDSGPTPLCSSAILLDTLQKAHLLNLHQLSQAMSGERTVDKFLALWRIWAARRGLTRAHGASGWFAAMLLTWVVQGADVGGKGGSRVATKRVRGLGKGLGAWGALRAVWEMLANTDFEATPVFIAGEQAVPRPEFVGAFSDVLVDPTGTVNLLAGWEKGDVQLLRHYARETLAMLEDSTADHFADVFLQSQTLGPASFDEYIIVDASEAKLDVDAVQAAEDPLRIDRLARRAAELIRRGLTDRARLVHTRVLSPTTFAVGLLLDGAQATRVLDMGPASDNEAGCAAFRELWGERAELRRFKNGAIAESVVWSVPRPEDAALIPLRAVQWLLEHHLGASTTPISTSDRWLSILQVPESVRDAVNTKGCEKLGFRPMMEGYDALYSLLKSVDSELPLGVLHVAPASDLLRYSSTFVPHPLDVTRAAAAPEYLGYVPVAEVTLQFESSPRWPDDLAAIQKLKLALFEKLARVAESRLRGVKVAIAFDADATDIEDQASLEVLMPQGVAFRVRISHDREATLLQRALEPPAPGLPNQLPKPPRRLVVPALAKWNARFQYAPTHHASLAPMHHRFPSFSTATRLLKRWAAAHMLTEGDVQPEALELLTARTYLDPGSLAPPASATAGFLRTLAFLASWDWRSAPAFIPLAAVTRDAASASGRPRFDADLRAAAVAAFEKARSVDKDAHTAWALVTEADEAGKRWTARVGPLIAGRVAALAQATLALVGGAVEVGELDVASLFATPLEHYDAVLPLVPGTRAAEALDPEQRLWESTFRNVGERDIRLGFDPASLLVADIQQVYGDAVRVFHDAHGGRALGLLWNPTRSVPRAFKPFLGFNTAPAGGEAALVVLNKEAVVAEITRLGRGIVAAVEK; encoded by the exons ATGGTAAAGCGAAAGAGTCTGGGCCAGGCGCCTGCGCCCAAGAAG cgcaAGGCCTCTCCTGACAcagacgaggagatcgaAGCGTATGCTGCTGCGTcgacgctcgtcgacccGATGATCGACCCTCAATTcagcagcgacgaggacgacgatgacgaagATGAGGCCATGGAtgcggacgacgacgatgggGTAGAGGAGTTcgatggggatgagggcgttgaggagttggatggcgaggaggctgccCCGGTGGCGGGCccatcgcgctcgcgcggaCTGTACAAGGCCCCGACGCTGgctgagctcgacgagctgcgcgctGCAGAGTCGGCCGGCGGGACGACGTTcgcgctccagctcgagtcgctcttgtcctcgacgctACTGTCCTCTGTCCCCGCGACAGCGCTTAAgaacctcctcggcgccgtgCACGACCTCGTACACGCGCTGCCCTCCCTCCCGACCGTGGCGccgcgcaaggccgaggcgcgccttGGCAAGGGGAGCATCCCGTTCCCGGGTCCTGCAGCGCTGTCGCCTCTCAAGGGCGAGCCTAAGTGGACACTCGGGTTCACAGCCCCCGCCGAGGTAGTTGTTGGTGGCTCGTGGGCCGTCTGCGGCGGATACAAGACTGGCAAGGGGCGCGCCGGCAACGTTGACATCATCGTCATGATGCCTCAG GACATGTTCTCCGCCAAGGACCGCACGGCGTATCGCTACTTCCACAAGCGCGCGCACTACCTCGCCGTCATTGCCGAGAGTCTCAAGAAGGCCTCTAAGAAGGGTGGGCCGCTCGCCGGCGTCACTATCCGCTGGGACAACGTCGATGCGCAGCGGCCTATCGTAGTCATCGAGGCTGGTAAGGCACAGGGATTGAAGCAAGCCCTCGAGGTGCGTATCCACGCGTCCGTCCCGGCCAACACGTTCCCACTCGCGACGTTGTACCCTTCGAAGTCGCTTGTGCGCGGTGACGACTCTGGGCCGACTCCGCTCTGCAGTTCCGCCATCCTTCTCGACACGCTGCAGAAGGCGCACCTCCTCAATCTCCATCAGTTGAGCCAGGCGATGAGTGGCGAGCGCACCGTCGACAAGTTCCTCGCATTGTGGCGCATCTGGGCCGCACGCCGTGGGCTCACCCGCGCCCACGGGGCGAGCGGGTGGTTCGCTGCCATGCTCCTTACGTGGGTCGTTCAGGGTGCGGACGTCGGTGGCAAGGGCGGTTCCCGTGTCGCCACGAAGCGCGTGCGCGGCCTCGGTAAGGGCCTCGGCGCATGGGGCGCCCTCCGCGCCGTGTGGGAGATGCTCGCCAACACCGACTTTGAAGCAACCCCCGTGTTCATCGCCGGTGAGCAGGCCGTACCCCGCCCCGAGTTTGTCGGCGCTTTCAgcgacgtcctcgtcgaccctACAGGAACCGTGAACCTTCTCGCTGGGTGGGAGAAGGGCGATGTGCAATTGCTGCGTCACTACGCTCGCGAGACACTCGCAATGCTTGAGGATTCGACGGCCGACCACTTTGCCGATGTTTTCCTCCAGTCGCAGACGCTGGGTCCCGCCTCGTTCGACGAGTACATTATCGTTGACGCGTCCGAGGCCAAGCTagacgtcgacgccgtgcAGGCTGCTGAGGACCCTCTTCGGAtcgaccgcctcgcgcgccgcgcggcaGAGCTGATCCGCCGCGGCCTGACCGACCGCGCACGGCTGGTCCACACCCGCGTGCTCTCGCCTACCACGTTCGCAGTcggtctcctcctcgacggtgCTCAGGCCACTCGCGTGCTCGACATGGGACCCGCCTCCGACAACGAGGCTGGGTGTGCTGCGTTCCGCGAGCTGTggggcgagcgcgccgagttGCGCCGGTTCAAGAACGGCGCGATCGCAGAGTCTGTCGTGTGGTCCGTCCCCCGGCCCGAGGACGCTGCTCTCATCCCTTTACGCGCAGTCCAGTGGCTGCTTGAGCACCACCTTGGCGCGTCCACAACGCCCATCTCGACGTCTGACCGATGGCTCTCGATCCTCCAGGTGCCCGAGAgcgtgcgcgacgccgtcaaCACCAAGGGCTGCGAGAAGCTCGGCTTCCGTCCCATGATGGAGGGGTATGACGCGCTCTACAGCCTCCTCAAGTCGGTCGACTCGGAGCTGCCTCTCGGAGTGCTGCACGTTGCGCCCGCCTCCGACCTCCTGCGCTACTCATCCACATTCGTGCCGCACCCGCTCGACGTTACCCGCGCTGCCGCAGCGCCCGAGTACCTCGGCTACGTTCCTGTCGCCGAGGTAACGTTGCAGTTCGAGTCGTCGCCACGGTGGCCTGATGACCTAGCTGCGATCcagaagctcaagctcgcgctgTTCGAGAAGCTGGCACGCGTGGCTGAGAGTCGGCTGCGTGGTGTCAAGGTGGCGATCGCAttcgacgccgacgctACCGACATCGAGGACCAGGCATCTCTCGAGGTGCTCATGCCCCAGGGTGTCGCGTTCCGCGTGCGCATCAGCCACGACCGTGAGGCGACGCTGCTGCAGCGCGCACTCGAGCCTCCAGCCCCAGGACTGCCGAACCAGCTCCCcaagccgccgcgccgtctTGTCGTCCCCGCGCTCGCAAAGTGGAATGCACGCTTCCAGTACGCGCCGACGCACCACGCGTCCCTCGCACCGATGCACCACCGCTTCCCCTCTTTCTCGACCGCAACACGTCTTCTCAAGCGCTGGGCGGCCGCACACATGCTCACGGAGGGTGACGTACAGCccgaggccctcgagctgctcacAGCGCGCACCTACCTCGACCCCGGGTCActggcgccgccggcctccGCGACGGCAGGATTCCTGCGCAcgctcgcgttcctcgcATCGTGGGACTGGCGCTCGGCCCCGGCCTTCATTCCCCTGGCCGCGGTgacgcgcgacgcggcgagcgctTCCGGTCGTCCACGCTTCGACGCCGATCTGCGCGCGGCTGCAGTAGCGGCGTTCGAGAAGGCCCGCAGTGTGGACAAGGACGCCCATACCGCGTGGGCGCTCGTGACGGAGGCCGATGAGGCGGGTAAGCGCTGGACTGCCCGAGTCGGCCCTCTGATCGCCGGCCGtgtcgctgcgctcgcgcaggcgACGCTCGCTCTTGTGGGCGGTGCagtggaggtcggcgagctcgacgtcgcaTCGCTCTTCGCGACGCCTCTCGAGCACTACGACGCCGTCCTGCCCCTAGTACCCGGCACACGTGCGGCTGAGGCGCTTGACCCCGAGCAGCGCCTCTGGGAGAGCACGTTCAGGAACGTTGGGGAGCGTGACATTCGTCTCGGTTTCGACCCCGCGTCCctgctcgtcgccgacatCCAGCAGGTATACGGCGACGCGGTCCGGGTGTTCCACGACGCGCATGGCGGACGTGCTCTCGGCCTGTTGTGGAACCCAACGCGCAGCGTACCACGCGCGTTCAAGCCGTTCCTCGGGTTCAACACCGCGCCGGCCgggggcgaggcggcgctggtggtCTTGAACAAGGAGGCGGTTGTCGCGGAGATTACACGGCTGGGGCGGGGCATCGTCGCGGCCGTGGAGAAGTAG